GATATCTCGGGCAACAACCTGTCCGCGCGGTACGAACCAGGCGTAGCGTTTTATCTCGAAGGAGCTCCCCTCGTGGAAACGGGCCATCCGGACGGGATCTGCCGGGCGGGGCATTTTGCGGGCGGCCGGGCAGCCGCGATGGCGCCGGACCTGGGCGAAACGTATTCGGCCGAGCTCTGGTTCTGGAACGGATTGCCGCATGACGCGCGCGCTGTTACGGGGTATTTCTTCTCGCGCGGCCAGGACCGCGTTCACGGAGGGCCCGGCGAGCATCTGGGAATCGGAGGCACGGATGGCGGGGGCAACGCGGCGGGACGCCTCATCGTGTACAACGGGGACGAGAAGCGCGGGCTGCTCGTGGGCAGTTCCGTGCTCGAGCCGAAGCGATGGTACCGGGTGACGTATATCCGGCAAGGCCGCGAGGTGGCGGCGTATCTGGACGACCGAACGGCGCCGGAGTTCAGCGGCTCGCTCGACCTGGGATGTCCGCCGGAAACGCCCACCTTGTGGCTGGGCGGGCGCAGCGACGGGCTCCTGGGGTTCGAAGGGAGGCTATGCCACGTTTCCCTTTACAAGCGCGCACTTACAGCTGAGGAAGCCGCCACACACTATGGAGCGGCCAGCACGCCCTCGGTTCCCAAGTGCGCCTCCGGGCTGAAGGCCCGGCATATCGTTCAAACGGACGCGAAGACGTTCGCATTTCTTCCGCAAACGGGATTCGCGGTCACGGGTCAGCCGACGGTCTCTGACCATCACGGCTGAGCGGATGACGAGACAGTTGAGCGGTTGTGGCATGACGATGTTTCGGGCTTTCAGCCCTCCCCCTTTAATGATGCGGTGCCGTTTTCCTGGCCCTCCAGGCCAGGCTGGTATGTTTCGCGCCGTTGGCGCTGAAGAATACCGAATCATCGGNNNNNNNNNNNNNNNNNNNNNNNNNNNNNNNNNNNNNNNNNNNNNNNNNNNNNNNNNNNNNNNNNNNNNNNNNNNNNNNNNNNNNNNNNNNNNNNNNNNNCAGGCCAGGCTGGTATGTTTCGCGCCGTTGGCGCTGAAGAATACCGAATCATCGGGGCCATGGCGCCGTAGCCGGTTTCGCCGGTGCTACCCCACGATTTGGAATATCTGTACTGGCTTCCGGAGAGGCGCGTGGCCAGAGACATGTGAATCGGGGATTGCGCCGGCCTTTGGTACAATAGGGTGCTTTGCCAGGATTTGCGTGTCGCATCTTTAACTCAAGGAAGCCGAGCGTGCCACATAGGCGCATGACAAGTGTCGAGCACGTGAACAAGCAGCTGTCTGCCGAAGACCCCTTGCCCATGTCGCGCGGGGAGATGGCCCGGCGCGGATGGGCAGAACTGGACGTGCTGCTTGTGACCGGCGATGCGTACGTAGACCACCCGTCGTTCGGCGCGGCCTTGCTGGGGCGTTGGTTGTGCGCGAATGGGTACCGTGTGGGCATCGTGGCGCAGCCTCGGTGGGATGGGCCGGACGAGATTGCGCGGCTGGGGCGTCCCCGGCTTTTTGCGGGAGTCACATCGGGGGCATTAGATTCAATGCTGGCCCACTACACGGCCTTCCGGAAGAAGCGCAGCGATGACGCATACACGCCGGGGGGCCAGGCAGGGGCGCGTCCGAATCGTGCCACGATTGTCTACTCGAACCTGGTGCGGCAGGCGTTTCCGGGACTGCCCGTGGCAATAGGCGGCATCGAGGCGTCGTTGCGCCGGGCAACGCATTACGATTTCTGGACGGACAAGGTGCGGCGCTCAATCCTGCTGGACAGCAAGGCGGACCTGCTGGTGTATGGCATGGGCGAACGGGCAATCCTGGAGGCGGCCCGGCGGCTGGAGGCGGCGGCCGTGGATGCGGCGCGGCCGGGTGATGCGCTTTGGGGTATTCGGGGCACGGTGTTTGCGGTTTCGTCGCTGGCAAAGGTGTTTGAGACGCCGAACGGTCCGGAGAAGTCGCAATTGCTCATCCTGCCGTGCCACGACGCGATTCTGAACGACCCGAAGGAGTTGATGTCGGCGACGCTGGCGCTCGAGCAGCAGGTGCATCAAGGAGGCCGGTGGGCAATACAAGAAAGCGGCGGCCGGTATGTCGTGTTCGCACCGCCCGCGGAACCGCTTGATACCGATGAATTGGACGCGCTGTATGCATTGCCGTTTACGCGGAAAGCGCACCCGTTCTATACGCAGCCGATTCCGGCGGCGGACATGATTCAATTCAGCGTGACCTCGCACCGGGGCTGCGCCGGAGGGTGCACGTTTTGTTCGATTGCCCTGCACCAGGGGCGCCGGATCCGGTCACGCAGCGTAAACTCACTGGAACGCGAGGTGCGAACGCTGACAAGGCATCCGGATTGGGCCGGCAGTGTCAGCGACGTGGGAGGTCCGACGGCGAAC
The DNA window shown above is from Candidatus Hydrogenedentota bacterium and carries:
- a CDS encoding YgiQ family radical SAM protein, giving the protein MTSVEHVNKQLSAEDPLPMSRGEMARRGWAELDVLLVTGDAYVDHPSFGAALLGRWLCANGYRVGIVAQPRWDGPDEIARLGRPRLFAGVTSGALDSMLAHYTAFRKKRSDDAYTPGGQAGARPNRATIVYSNLVRQAFPGLPVAIGGIEASLRRATHYDFWTDKVRRSILLDSKADLLVYGMGERAILEAARRLEAAAVDAARPGDALWGIRGTVFAVSSLAKVFETPNGPEKSQLLILPCHDAILNDPKELMSATLALEQQVHQGGRWAIQESGGRYVVFAPPAEPLDTDELDALYALPFTRKAHPFYTQPIPAADMIQFSVTSHRGCAGGCTFCSIALHQGRRIRSRSVNSLEREVRTLTRHPDWAGSVSDVGGPTANLWGARCGAEHTTCRRADCLTPEICPHFEADEAELVRLLRKLRGIEGVKHVRVASGIRYDVSNEHQSLRALVNEFVGGQLKVAPEHMSDRVLRLMRKPSFKRFEEFLGLFEKESKRAGKEQYVIPYLISAFPGCTDDDMRALGDWLRRRGWKPRQVQCFIPTPGTVATAMYHAGIDPEGNPIYVAKSDKERLRQHHILIPEHGAPEKASQKREHCASGRPELPPKRHERGKRRR